Proteins from one Portunus trituberculatus isolate SZX2019 chromosome 38, ASM1759143v1, whole genome shotgun sequence genomic window:
- the LOC123514898 gene encoding probable glutamate receptor, translated as MGVKAGSETSNTSSSSFMQGLTHGDSTRSCRAVILLLPSSTHSPHAFLSDASTNAAANSINSVWGCAGPGEGEGGGNPKVPLLQQGRRWLGTGGGLASHRAGMGRVHALSRYGVRAPKDGRWGARVPGRGWNGIVGELLREEADLSLRLFWSAHRKMAIDFTRAYIFEPFVMVTRRPGPLQQSLAPIRPFTGDVWVALLVVTTAAGVALWAVQRAWAWMSRGRGLGLDTSLLASWGMLLVNPPTALPTSLPTRVAAGWWWVFCLVIVAMYRGSLIAHLTAPRNPSPVNTLAQLRAVGGATWGLEGGHGVGWDWFKFNSNPEVKKMFSVMQVTPRKEQLQQVLRGPHAFFTWKYYIQTVMAVLYTDADGSHPFHIGTEELLSGQSGWGVRKNAPFLKPLDRVIGWLDEAGLIDHWLRELFQTSLAQSRREQRQQQKRDGQSDDDLGSEGQRQVLGLRHLQGVFYLLLVGGGVALLAFTVERISKKQTRTLG; from the exons ATGGGAGTGAAGGCAGGGAGTGAGACATccaacacatcctcctcttccttcatgcaGGGGCTAACTCATGGGGATTCTACTCGTTCCTGCCGAGCTGTCATCCTACTGCTTCCCTCCTCTACTCACTCTCCTCATGCGTTCCTCAGTGACGCCTCTACTAACGCTGCCGCCAACTCTATCAATTCTGTctgggggtg TGCGGGgccaggggaaggagagggtggtGGTAACCCGAAGGTGCCACTACTGCAGCAGGGGAGGCGCTGGCTGGGCACTGGTGGGGGACTGGCATCCCACCGGGCTGGAATGGGACGGGTCCATGCTCTTtcccg GTATGGGGTGCGGGCGCCTAAGGACGGGCGGTGGGGGGCGCGGGTGCCTGGACGTGGCTGGAATGGCATCGTCGGGGAGCTGCTGCGTGAGGAGGCTGATCTCTCCCTCCGCCTCTTCTGGTCCGCCCACAGGAAGATGGCCATTGACTTCACCCGCGCTTACATCTTCGAGCCCTTTGTCATGGTTACGCGCCGGCCGGGTCCCCTGCAGCAGAGCCTGGCACCCATTCGGCCTTTTACGg gaGATGTGTGGGTAGCGTTGCTAGTTGTGACCACAGCGGCGGGCGTGGCTTTATGGGCAGTGCAGAGAGCGTGGGCTTGGATGAGCAGAGGGCGTGGCTTGGGTCTGGACACTTCCCTGTTGGCCTCGTGGGGCATGCTGCTGGTGAACCCGCCCACtgccctccccacctccctcccaaCTAGA GTAGCGGCaggatggtggtgggtgttctGCCTGGTGATAGTGGCTATGTACCGCGGCTCTCTCATCGCCCACCTCACTGCGCCCAGGAACCCCTCGCCCGTCAACACCTTGGCGCAACTGCGGGCGGTGGGCGGCGCGACGTGGGGCCTGGAAGGAGGGCATGGGGTGGGCTGGGACTGGTTCAAGTTCAACAGTAACCcggaagtgaagaaaatgttCAGCGTCATGCAG GTCACGCCGCGGAAGGAGCAGCTGCAGCAGGTGCTGAGAGGCCCGCACGCCTTCTTCACCTGGAAGTATTACATTCAGACAGTGATGGCGGTCCTCTACACTGATGCCGACGGAAGCCATCCCTTCCATATCGGCACTGAGGAGCTGCTCTCGGGACAAAGTGGCTGGGGCGTGAG GAAAAACGCGCCCTTCCTCAAACCGCTGGACCGGGTCATCGGGTGGCTGGACGAGGCGGGGCTAATCGATCACTGGTTGAGAGAACTCTTCCAGACTTCGCTGGCCCAGAGCAGACGGGAGCAGCGGCAGCAACAGAAGCGTGATGGCCAAAGCGATGATGATTTGGGG AGTGAAGGCCAACGCCAAGTCTTGGGGCTGCGTCACCTACAGGGTGTCTTCTACCTGCTGCTAGTAGGGGGAGGAGTCGCCCTTTTGGCTTTCACAGTCGAGCGTATCTCCAAGAAACAAACGAGAACATTGGGCTAA
- the LOC123514688 gene encoding NAD(P)H pyrophosphatase NUDT13, mitochondrial-like — translation MSILPLLRRLTPPVRASWLRLQGRDISYVERVRFLQELKVHESLCSSFIPDGKFLVYHYGKPLLRVDKANTKDAIVWLTFTEMKNYYPELLSSYVLLDVSEEGKPRYSVQVGGIPSYTKEKLEDETGGIFTDLRLGLFMVNWQEAHILSRANCVHMWNKNNAFCGKCGAPTKRNAAGYSRKCTSCDMTHYPSSAPVGIVLVTDPEHQHIVLVRQPRHPQGMYSCVAGFSDVGESLEETVRREVAEEVGIEVSKVTYIASQHWPFPGSLMSGCFAEVEKQSLDIDKDELQDARWFSKEEVGTALARIDANPNLRLRGNPSGELFVPPPGAIAFHLISHWFKGTPVQEINQHIY, via the exons ATGTCTATATTACCTTTATTACGCCGCCTAACTCCTCCAGTAAGGGCGTCCTGGCTCAGGTTACAAGGAAGGGACATAAGCTACGTGGAAAGGGTTCGCTTCCTGCAG GAACTTAAGGTCCATGAATCGTTGtgctcttccttcatccctgaTGGCAAGTTCCTGGTGTACCACTATGGCAAGCCTCTACTGCGCGTGGACAAGGCCAACACTAAGGATGCCATTGTGTGGCTTACTTTCACAG AGATGAAGAACTATTACCCAGAGTTGTTAAGTTCCTACGTCCTGTTGGATGTCTCAGAGGAGGGCAAGCCAAGGTACAGTGTGCAG gtTGGGGGGATTCCGTCATACACTAAggagaagcttgaagatgagaCAGGAGGCATCTTCACAGACCTGCGGCTGGGGTTGTTCATGGTCAACTGGCAAGAGGCTCACATTCTCTCCCGTGCCAACTGTGTCCACATGTGGAACAAAAACAATGCTTTCTGTGGGAAATGTGGAGCCCCAACCAAGAGAAATGCAGCTG GTTACTCCCGGAAGTGTACGAGCTGTGACATGACCCACTACCCATCCTCAGCCCCAGTGGGCATCGTGTTAGTGACTGACCCTGAGCACCAGCATATTGTCTTGGTGCGGCAGCCACGCCACCCTCAAGGAATGTACTCCTGCGTTGCTGGCTTTTCGGATGTTG GAGAGAGTCTGGAAGAGACAGTCCGTAGGGAAGTAGCTGAGGAAGTGGGGATAGAGGTGTCCAAGGTGACGTACATTGCCTCCCAGCACTGGCCCTTCCCTGGCTCCCTCATGAGTGGCTGCTTTGCTGAGGTGGAAAAACAGTCG CTAGACATTGACAAGgatgagctgcaggatgcccGGTGGTTCTCAAAGGAAGAGGTAGGAACTGCTCTGGCCAGGATTGATGCCAACCCTAATCTGCGGCTGCGAGGAAACCCTTCAGGAGAGCTTTTTGTGCCACCCCCTGGGGCCATTGCCTTTCATCTCATCTCCCACTGGTTCAAGGGAACACCAGTCCAAGAGATTAACCAGCACATCTACTGA